DNA from Elaeis guineensis isolate ETL-2024a chromosome 2, EG11, whole genome shotgun sequence:
AAATTGAGCACTGTCCTGCATTATGTGCTCACATCCACCTCACGGAATTGTTGTTGTATACATATTGACGAATTTGATGTgttagaattttatatacttaaCAAGTTGCTTAGTTGTAGGTTTTAGAGATCAGTGGAGAGCTGGCCTTTCTAACATGAAGCTTGAGCCACCATATGGCATTGAAAGTAGGTTTTTCTTATTCTGAAATCTTGCTGATGGATATAGGTGCTATCTGAAATGTCATGTTTCTTGTATCCTTGCGCTAATATCAGAGTTTGGATGAAGAGCATGCATGTTGAAACACTTaaacaaataaatatattttaatatttctactataaaatataaaaattgaatATGTATTATACAATTTGTTTAAATTCTGTGTCCTTGTATCACCTTTTTCTTTCCCCTTTCCAATCAGATGCATGCTAAACTGGATTCTCCTGTCCTTAGCATCCATGCAAGACTAACATTgtgcaatttctttttcaaacCATCTTAATTGGAAGAGCATGTGGTCTTCCCTCTGTGTTGCTATATGCAAAACAGCCTTCAATTTCCAGAGGGAGTTCTTCGAGAACGAATTTTTCTATTGTTAGGGAATCTGTTGTATCCTTCAACTTATTTAACTGTTTTACATTTTCCAGTGCAAATATCTCAGTTGGAGATAAAGAGGAGAGAATGATGCTTTCTGGGATGCACACTGTTGCTGACTTATTCTGTTGCTTCTGCGGGCAAAATGTGGGCTGGAAATATGTAAGCTTCCTTTCCTGAATCTAAAACAATCATCAAAAGAGCACATTTTCATTATTTGATCTCATTTGTTGCATCTATAGTTGATGTCAAACCTCTTGGGTGACCGATGGTTTATGAAGAACCAATGAACTGACTGCAAAGCTACTAAAGATACAAAATCACTAAGGCATCTAATGAAAAGAATGGGATGTTTTTTTTTATACTCCATACTGACTGTTAAGCTGTCAAGGATCGATAGCATCGAAACCTGTAGTTGCAGGCGCAACTCACTGGTGGTGTTGCCTTGTTCCTTTCAGGAGCTGGCGCATGATAGAAGTCAAAAGTACAAGGAGGGCAAATTTGTTTTGGAAAGGTAGTTGTTTAAAATTTGATCGTTACATCGTATGTATAGACATGAATTGCGGGGACCTTATTTTGCAGGGGTAAACTAGTAGATGGTTTTGACGCGGAGTTCTATATTGACACCCGCCCAAGTGGAAGTGATGCTGATGAAAATTAGCCCCCCTGTGTGTCCGTGTGCTTGATGAGTTCTGCCAAAAACTGGAAGAAGAGCATTAAGTAATGTTGTACGTTAACAAATTTGCTCAGACTATCAGATTTTGATATTTTCAGGAGCTGGCTGGATATAAAATGAAAACGCTTTCTTTATCCTCCTATGCTATCTAGAGTTTGGTAGGGGTTGCAGCTTACTTTGATCCATCATGTACTCAATCCTGATTTTACTTGATCGACTGTGGAAGCAAGGTGGGAGTGGGCAACGGTAGAATTTACTTTGAATTCGGCTTAGATATATATCTCACTTTACAAATCCTCTTTTTGAGGTTAAAAAATTGAGtggtatgaaaaaataatttttggtagCTTTGTCTAATTTGATCCATCCAATCCATCTAGACTCAATTTAAAACTTTAACTATCTTGTCCATCCTAGGTCTTCCAGTACTTTCATCTGGCTTATGTTATTCGTGTAGTATTGAGATCCAATGGCTATGAAATTATGTTGATATTTTAGTATATTATGGATAATGTAGGagatatctcttttttttcaaaaaaattttatttatgattg
Protein-coding regions in this window:
- the LOC105050510 gene encoding protein yippee-like At5g53940, whose protein sequence is MGRVFTVELDGRIYRCRFCHTHLALAQDVASRAFHCRRGKAYLFNSVANISVGDKEERMMLSGMHTVADLFCCFCGQNVGWKYELAHDRSQKYKEGKFVLERGKLVDGFDAEFYIDTRPSGSDADEN